A genomic region of Populus nigra chromosome 11, ddPopNigr1.1, whole genome shotgun sequence contains the following coding sequences:
- the LOC133706332 gene encoding binding partner of ACD11 1-like isoform X2, which produces MLVTTMQTRTVEVRNVSDLASEREVHEFFSFSGEIEHIHIQRENGQSKTAFVTFKDPKALEIALLLSGATLVDRIVTITPAENYVLNRELQEVRNVENAVSVVPSENFPSNVEGKTSPSGSGRVYVSRAQEVVTSVLAKGSAISQDAMNKAKAFDEKHRLSASASEKVTSFDRRVGLTEKLTIGISVVNEKVKSVDQRLHVSDKTMAAIFAAERKLNDTGSAVKSSRNLQLLYEPEIQCQLKLLHQTYCCMHLTSMLLQSPKLEKRIYRIWSFWFGMKDESNLCSVPINAFVYGLVHACQFNSILIYLSIFFGSKGILCLWLPCNFAVCNIVCFQVTTIIHQERMLSLPVTSYGFVIFIVFHQIYLFELS; this is translated from the exons ATGCTTGTTACAACAATGCAG ACAAGAACAGTAGAAGTGAGGAATGTATCAGATCTAGCAAGTGAGAGAGAGGTTCACGAGTTCTTCTCCTTCTCTGGCGAAATCGAACACATTCACATCCAGCG TGAAAATGGGCAATCAAAAACTGCGTTTGTTACATTCAAAGATCCTAAAGCACTTGAAATTGCGTTGTTGTTATCG GGAGCAACTTTAGTAGACCGGATAGTGACTATAACCCCTGCTGAAAATTATGTACTGAATCGTGAGCTACAG GAAGTAAGGAACGTGGAAAATGCTGTCTCTGTAGTTCCTTCGGAAAACTTCCCCTCAAATGttgag GGGAAAACTAGCCCTTCAGGCAGTGGAAGAGTCTATGTCAGCAGAGCACAAGAAGTAGTCACTAGTGTGCTAGCAAAAGGTTCGGCTATTAGCCAAGATGCAATGAATAAGGCCAAGGCATTTGATGAGAAACATCGATTGAGTGCAAGTGCATCTGAGAAGGTAACTTCTTTTGATCGGAGAGTTGGGCTAACGGAGAAATTGACGATTGGAATTTCAGTGGTTAATGAGAAAGTGAAGTCTGTTGACCAAAGGCTTCACGTGTCGGATAAAACAATGGCAGCTATATTTGCAGCAGAAAGGAAGCTAAATGACACAGGATCAGCTGTAAAATCGAGCAG GAATCTCCAATTGCTGTATGAGCCAGAAATTCAGTGTCAGCTGAAATTGCTTCATCAAACGTATTGTTGCATGCATTTAACTTCTATGTTGCTCCAATCACCAAAATTGGAGAAAAGGATATATAGAATTTGGAGTTTCTGGTTCGGTATGAAGGATGAGAGCAATTTGTGCAGTGTCCCCATAAATGCATTCGTCTATGGTTTGGTTCATGCGtgtcaattcaattcaatactTATATATCTTTCAATATTCTTTGGTTCCAAGGGTATTCTATGCCTATGGCTTCCTTGTAATTTTGCAGTTTGCAACATTGTTTGTTTCCAAGTCACAACGATAATTCACCAAGAGAGAATGCTTTCTCTTCCTGTTACCAGTTATGGCTTTGTTATCTTCATTGTCTTTCACCAAATCTATTTATTTGAACTATCCTAG
- the LOC133706166 gene encoding uncharacterized protein LOC133706166 isoform X2, which yields MMILSPFASGQERKDMTNSRSMYKEPGVVTITGERPLDDTHWSRFRKQIRIPKDSKTNEIQANLYGDILHVVVPRKTPALPAKKSSTKTSTITASMASNYLFGLIKSAISRLEMNTMLALPVAGVLAVVVAFVGYAYKDCHCGDAES from the exons ATGATGATTTTGAGCCCTTTTGCAAGTGGACAAGAGAGGAAGGACATGACAAACTCGAGGTCCATGTACAAG GAACCTGGTGTTGTGACAATTACTGGAGAGAGACCTCTAGATGACACTCACTGGAGCCGGTTTCGTAAACAAATCAGAATTCCGAAGGATagtaaaacaaatgaaattcaAGCAAACCTTTATGGGGATATTCTTCATGTAGTTGTGCCTAGGAAAACTCCTGCACTTCCTGCCAAAAAAAGCAGCACCAAAACTAGTACAATAACTGCAAGTATGGCATCAAATTATTTGTTTGGCTTAATAAAGAGTGCAATTTCGAGGCTAGAAATGAACACCATGTTAGCTCTACCAGTTGCAGGAGTGCTTGCTGTGGTGGTGGCTTTCGTAGGTTATGCTTACAAAGATTGTCACTGTGGAGATGCTGAAAGCTAA
- the LOC133706332 gene encoding binding partner of ACD11 1-like isoform X4 translates to MLVTTMQTRTVEVRNVSDLASEREVHEFFSFSGEIEHIHIQRENGQSKTAFVTFKDPKALEIALLLSGATLVDRIVTITPAENYVLNRELQEVRNVENAVSVVPSENFPSNVEGKTSPSGSGRVYVSRAQEVVTSVLAKGSAISQDAMNKAKAFDEKHRLSASASEKVTSFDRRVGLTEKLTIGISVVNEKVKSVDQRLHVSDKTMAAIFAAERKLNDTGSAVKSSRYVSAGTAWLNGAFSKVARAGQVAGTKTREKFNLAVSNLTAKESPIAV, encoded by the exons ATGCTTGTTACAACAATGCAG ACAAGAACAGTAGAAGTGAGGAATGTATCAGATCTAGCAAGTGAGAGAGAGGTTCACGAGTTCTTCTCCTTCTCTGGCGAAATCGAACACATTCACATCCAGCG TGAAAATGGGCAATCAAAAACTGCGTTTGTTACATTCAAAGATCCTAAAGCACTTGAAATTGCGTTGTTGTTATCG GGAGCAACTTTAGTAGACCGGATAGTGACTATAACCCCTGCTGAAAATTATGTACTGAATCGTGAGCTACAG GAAGTAAGGAACGTGGAAAATGCTGTCTCTGTAGTTCCTTCGGAAAACTTCCCCTCAAATGttgag GGGAAAACTAGCCCTTCAGGCAGTGGAAGAGTCTATGTCAGCAGAGCACAAGAAGTAGTCACTAGTGTGCTAGCAAAAGGTTCGGCTATTAGCCAAGATGCAATGAATAAGGCCAAGGCATTTGATGAGAAACATCGATTGAGTGCAAGTGCATCTGAGAAGGTAACTTCTTTTGATCGGAGAGTTGGGCTAACGGAGAAATTGACGATTGGAATTTCAGTGGTTAATGAGAAAGTGAAGTCTGTTGACCAAAGGCTTCACGTGTCGGATAAAACAATGGCAGCTATATTTGCAGCAGAAAGGAAGCTAAATGACACAGGATCAGCTGTAAAATCGAGCAG GTATGTGAGTGCTGGAACAGCCTGGCTAAATGGTGCCTTTAGTAAGGTTGCGAGGGCTGGGCAGGTCGCTGGtacaaaaacaagagaaaagttCAATTTGGCAGTTTCGAATTTGACTGCGAAG GAATCTCCAATTGCTGTATGA
- the LOC133706332 gene encoding binding partner of ACD11 1-like isoform X1, with translation MLVTTMQTRTVEVRNVSDLASEREVHEFFSFSGEIEHIHIQRENGQSKTAFVTFKDPKALEIALLLSGATLVDRIVTITPAENYVLNRELQEVRNVENAVSVVPSENFPSNVEQGKTSPSGSGRVYVSRAQEVVTSVLAKGSAISQDAMNKAKAFDEKHRLSASASEKVTSFDRRVGLTEKLTIGISVVNEKVKSVDQRLHVSDKTMAAIFAAERKLNDTGSAVKSSRNLQLLYEPEIQCQLKLLHQTYCCMHLTSMLLQSPKLEKRIYRIWSFWFGMKDESNLCSVPINAFVYGLVHACQFNSILIYLSIFFGSKGILCLWLPCNFAVCNIVCFQVTTIIHQERMLSLPVTSYGFVIFIVFHQIYLFELS, from the exons ATGCTTGTTACAACAATGCAG ACAAGAACAGTAGAAGTGAGGAATGTATCAGATCTAGCAAGTGAGAGAGAGGTTCACGAGTTCTTCTCCTTCTCTGGCGAAATCGAACACATTCACATCCAGCG TGAAAATGGGCAATCAAAAACTGCGTTTGTTACATTCAAAGATCCTAAAGCACTTGAAATTGCGTTGTTGTTATCG GGAGCAACTTTAGTAGACCGGATAGTGACTATAACCCCTGCTGAAAATTATGTACTGAATCGTGAGCTACAG GAAGTAAGGAACGTGGAAAATGCTGTCTCTGTAGTTCCTTCGGAAAACTTCCCCTCAAATGttgag CAGGGGAAAACTAGCCCTTCAGGCAGTGGAAGAGTCTATGTCAGCAGAGCACAAGAAGTAGTCACTAGTGTGCTAGCAAAAGGTTCGGCTATTAGCCAAGATGCAATGAATAAGGCCAAGGCATTTGATGAGAAACATCGATTGAGTGCAAGTGCATCTGAGAAGGTAACTTCTTTTGATCGGAGAGTTGGGCTAACGGAGAAATTGACGATTGGAATTTCAGTGGTTAATGAGAAAGTGAAGTCTGTTGACCAAAGGCTTCACGTGTCGGATAAAACAATGGCAGCTATATTTGCAGCAGAAAGGAAGCTAAATGACACAGGATCAGCTGTAAAATCGAGCAG GAATCTCCAATTGCTGTATGAGCCAGAAATTCAGTGTCAGCTGAAATTGCTTCATCAAACGTATTGTTGCATGCATTTAACTTCTATGTTGCTCCAATCACCAAAATTGGAGAAAAGGATATATAGAATTTGGAGTTTCTGGTTCGGTATGAAGGATGAGAGCAATTTGTGCAGTGTCCCCATAAATGCATTCGTCTATGGTTTGGTTCATGCGtgtcaattcaattcaatactTATATATCTTTCAATATTCTTTGGTTCCAAGGGTATTCTATGCCTATGGCTTCCTTGTAATTTTGCAGTTTGCAACATTGTTTGTTTCCAAGTCACAACGATAATTCACCAAGAGAGAATGCTTTCTCTTCCTGTTACCAGTTATGGCTTTGTTATCTTCATTGTCTTTCACCAAATCTATTTATTTGAACTATCCTAG
- the LOC133668414 gene encoding blue copper protein 1a-like: MASYQLIALALVTIFLPTLTMAAEHIVGDEQGWTVNFNYTTWASGKVFHVGDTLVFNYKPPHNLFKVDGAGFKDCAATGEPMTSGNDIITLSSPGKKWYICGYGKHCSELGQKLVINVEAETPAPTPEPNAAYGLAASCYQIFAAAVAVVAMIAA, from the exons ATGGCTTCTTATCAGCTTATTGCCCTGGCCCTTGTCACGATTTTTCTTCCCACGCTCACCATGGCAGCCGAGCACATTGTTGGTGATGAACAAGGGTGGACCGTTAATTTTAACTACACAACTTGGGCTAGTGGAAAAGTATTTCATGTTGGTGATACACTAG TGTTCAATTACAAGCCACCACACAATCTCTTCAAGGTGGACGGCGCCGGCTTTAAGGACTGCGCAGCAACAGGAGAGCCCATGACTAGCGGAAACGACATAATAACACTAAGCAGCCCAGGAAAGAAGTGGTATATCTGTGGCTATGGCAAACATTGTTCTGAGCTTGGCCAGAAGCTAGTCATCAATGTAGAGGCTGAAACTCCAGCACCAACTCCAGAACCTAATGCTGCTTATGGACTTGCTGCTTCCTGCTATCAGATTTTTGCGGCAGCGGTGGCTGTCGTGGCAATGATCGCGGCATGA
- the LOC133706166 gene encoding inactive protein RESTRICTED TEV MOVEMENT 2-like isoform X1, giving the protein METKVEETLNLSYDDFEPFCKWTREEGHDKLEVHVQDFKMEHMSIQIQEPGVVTITGERPLDDTHWSRFRKQIRIPKDSKTNEIQANLYGDILHVVVPRKTPALPAKKSSTKTSTITASMASNYLFGLIKSAISRLEMNTMLALPVAGVLAVVVAFVGYAYKDCHCGDAES; this is encoded by the exons ATGGAAACCAAGGTTGAAGAAACCCTGAACCTCTCTTATGATGATTTTGAGCCCTTTTGCAAGTGGACAAGAGAGGAAGGACATGACAAACTCGAGGTCCATGTACAAG ATTTCAAAATGGAACACATGAGCATCCAAATACAGGAACCTGGTGTTGTGACAATTACTGGAGAGAGACCTCTAGATGACACTCACTGGAGCCGGTTTCGTAAACAAATCAGAATTCCGAAGGATagtaaaacaaatgaaattcaAGCAAACCTTTATGGGGATATTCTTCATGTAGTTGTGCCTAGGAAAACTCCTGCACTTCCTGCCAAAAAAAGCAGCACCAAAACTAGTACAATAACTGCAAGTATGGCATCAAATTATTTGTTTGGCTTAATAAAGAGTGCAATTTCGAGGCTAGAAATGAACACCATGTTAGCTCTACCAGTTGCAGGAGTGCTTGCTGTGGTGGTGGCTTTCGTAGGTTATGCTTACAAAGATTGTCACTGTGGAGATGCTGAAAGCTAA
- the LOC133706332 gene encoding binding partner of ACD11 1-like isoform X3, whose product MLVTTMQTRTVEVRNVSDLASEREVHEFFSFSGEIEHIHIQRENGQSKTAFVTFKDPKALEIALLLSGATLVDRIVTITPAENYVLNRELQEVRNVENAVSVVPSENFPSNVEQGKTSPSGSGRVYVSRAQEVVTSVLAKGSAISQDAMNKAKAFDEKHRLSASASEKVTSFDRRVGLTEKLTIGISVVNEKVKSVDQRLHVSDKTMAAIFAAERKLNDTGSAVKSSRYVSAGTAWLNGAFSKVARAGQVAGTKTREKFNLAVSNLTAKESPIAV is encoded by the exons ATGCTTGTTACAACAATGCAG ACAAGAACAGTAGAAGTGAGGAATGTATCAGATCTAGCAAGTGAGAGAGAGGTTCACGAGTTCTTCTCCTTCTCTGGCGAAATCGAACACATTCACATCCAGCG TGAAAATGGGCAATCAAAAACTGCGTTTGTTACATTCAAAGATCCTAAAGCACTTGAAATTGCGTTGTTGTTATCG GGAGCAACTTTAGTAGACCGGATAGTGACTATAACCCCTGCTGAAAATTATGTACTGAATCGTGAGCTACAG GAAGTAAGGAACGTGGAAAATGCTGTCTCTGTAGTTCCTTCGGAAAACTTCCCCTCAAATGttgag CAGGGGAAAACTAGCCCTTCAGGCAGTGGAAGAGTCTATGTCAGCAGAGCACAAGAAGTAGTCACTAGTGTGCTAGCAAAAGGTTCGGCTATTAGCCAAGATGCAATGAATAAGGCCAAGGCATTTGATGAGAAACATCGATTGAGTGCAAGTGCATCTGAGAAGGTAACTTCTTTTGATCGGAGAGTTGGGCTAACGGAGAAATTGACGATTGGAATTTCAGTGGTTAATGAGAAAGTGAAGTCTGTTGACCAAAGGCTTCACGTGTCGGATAAAACAATGGCAGCTATATTTGCAGCAGAAAGGAAGCTAAATGACACAGGATCAGCTGTAAAATCGAGCAG GTATGTGAGTGCTGGAACAGCCTGGCTAAATGGTGCCTTTAGTAAGGTTGCGAGGGCTGGGCAGGTCGCTGGtacaaaaacaagagaaaagttCAATTTGGCAGTTTCGAATTTGACTGCGAAG GAATCTCCAATTGCTGTATGA